A region from the Brassica napus cultivar Da-Ae chromosome C8, Da-Ae, whole genome shotgun sequence genome encodes:
- the LOC106411666 gene encoding ataxin-3 homolog, translated as MERPSNGGILYHEVQEANLCAVHCVNTVLQGPFFSEFDLAAVASDLDGKERQVMLEGAAAGTFSAGDFFSEESHNVSLGGDFSIQVLQKALEVWNLQVIPLNCRDAEPAQIDPELENAFICHLHDHWFCIRKVNGEWYNFDSLLAAPQHLSKFYLSAFLDSLRGSGWSIFIVKGNFPQECPLSSSEASNGFGQWLSPEDAERLLKTTGAVRRSSPSSTVGNRTSDNVDQQRPYEALSREEVRAFSEMEDDDLKAAIAASLLDACAAGANPGAVGSSSQKETEKQK; from the exons ATGGAGCGACCGAGCAACGGAGGAATCTTGTACCACGAGGTTCAGGAAGCCAATCTCTGCGCCGTTCACTGCGTCAACACGGTCCTACAGGGACCTTTCTTCTCCGAATTCGATTTGGCTGCCGTCGCCTCCGATCTCGACGGGAAGGAGCGCCAGGTCATGCTCGAAGGCGCCGCCGCAGGAACCTTTTCCGCCGGCGATTTCTTCTCTGAGGAGTCTCACAACGTTTCCCTCGGCGGCGATTTCAGCATCCAG GTCTTGCAAAAGGCTTTGGAAGTGTGGAATCTACAAGTGATCCCTCTCAATTGTCGCGATGCAGAGCCTGCGCAGATAGACCCCGAGCTTGAAAACGCATTCATCTGCCACTTGCACGACCACTGGTTTTGCATAAGGAAAGTGAACGGAGAATGGTATAACTTTGACAGCCTCCTCGCTGCACCGCAGCACCTATCGAAATTCTACCTCTCTGCGTTTCTAGACTCTCTCAGAGGCTCGGGATGGAGCATCTTCATAGTGAAAGGAAACTTCCCGCAGGAGTGTCCCCTGTCTTCTTCTGAGGCTTCAAACGGTTTTGGTCAGTGGCTCTCTCCTGAAGACGCAGAGAGGCTGTTAAAGACCACGGGGGCTGTGCGGAGGAGTTCTCCTTCTTCTACCGTTGGAAACAGAACTAGTGATAATGTCGATCAGCAGAGACCATATGAGGCATTGTCGCGGGAGGAAGTGAGGGCTTTTTCGGAGATGGAGGATGATGACTTGAAGGCAGCGATTGCAGCGAGTTTGCTGGATGCTTGTGCGGCTGGTGCTAATCCTGGAGCTGTTGGGTCTTCTTCTCAAAAGGAAACTGAGAAACAAAAGTAG
- the LOC106416043 gene encoding mitochondrial uncoupling protein 1-like — protein MVADSKSDLSLPKTFACSAFAACVGEVCTIPLDTAKVRLQLQKSAIAGDVTLPKYRGLLGTVGTIAREEGLRSLWKGVVPGLHRQCLFGGLRIGMYEPVKNLYVGKDHVGDVPLSKKILAGLTTGALGIMVANPTDLVKVRLQAEGKLPAGVPKRYTGSLNAYSTIVRQEGVRALWTGLGPNVARNAIINAAELASYDQVKQTILKIPGFTDNIVTHILSGLGAGFFAVCIGSPVDVVKSRMMGDPSYKGTIDCFVKTLKADGPMAFYKGFIPNFGRLGSWNVIMFLTLEQAKKYVRELDSSKKH, from the exons ATGGTAGCTGATAGCAAATCCGACCTTTCGTTGCCCAAAACTTTCGCCTGCAGTGCCTTCGCTGCCTGCGTCGGCGAG GTGTGTACGATTCCGTTGGACACTGCGAAAGTTAGGCTTCAGCTCCAGAAGTCTGCCATTGCTGGAGATGTCACTCTCCCTAAGTATCGAGGATTGCTTGGAACTGTTGGTACCATTGCAAGGGAGGAAGGGCTTCGTTCACTGTGGAAAGGTGTTGTTCCCGGATTGCATCGTCAGTGCCTGTTTGGTGGTCTTAGGATCGGAATGTATGAGCCG GTCAAAAACCTGTACGTTGGGAAAGACCATGTTGGTGATGTTCCATTGAGCAAGAAAATCCTTGCTGGTTTGACAACAG GTGCGCTGGGTATCATGGTGGCGAATCCCACCGATCTTGTGAAGGTTAGACTTCAGGCTGAAGGGAAACTACCTGCAGGTGTGCCAAAACGGTATACTGGATCGCTGAATGCGTATTCAACTATTGTTAGACAG GAAGGAGTCCGAGCTCTTTGGACTGGTCTTGGACCTAACGTGGCAAGAAACGCAATCATCAATGCTGCTGAATTAGCGAGTTACGATCAAGTGAAACAG ACAATCTTGAAGATTCCAGGTTTCACTGATAACATTGTCACACACATTCTATCTGGACTGGGAGCAGGATTCTTTGCGGTCTGCATTGGTTCCCCTGTTGACGTG GTTAAGTCAAGAATGATGGGAGATCCTTCTTACAAAGGCACTATTGACTGCTTCGTCAAAACTCTGAAGGCGGAC GGTCCTATGGCATTTTACAAGGGTTTCATCCCCAACTTTGGACGTCTTGGCTCATGGAACGTCATCATGTTTTTGACCCTCGAACAG GCAAAGAAGTACGTCCGGGAACTAGATTCGTCCAAGAAACACTGA
- the LOC106415578 gene encoding histone-lysine N-methyltransferase family member SUVH9 — MTSHIPMVIPKPEPVTDSSPQTPIPPSSVFNFNNTTQSPLDPNLYTEFNNVAETFRSAFAQRLKRHEDVTVLDSLTGAIVPVPEEQDPDPDPVSYPSQSLKPRKPQERSSELVRITDVGPEGERQFREVVRKTRMIYDSLRIFLILEESREDLGRRRGRPDSKAASMMKERFLWLNRDKRIVGSIPGVQVGDIFFFRLELCVMGLHGQTQAGIDYLIGSRSSNGEPIATSVIVSGGYEDDDDQGDVIIYTGHGGQDKLGRQAEHQKLEGGNLAMERSMYYGIEVRVVRGFKYENSVSSKVYVYDGLFRIVDSWFDVGKSGFGVFKFRLERIGGQVEMGTSVLKFAKTLKTNPLSVRPSGYISFDISNRKENSPVYLFNDVDDDQEPLYYEYLATTSFPRGILSSSSSGGGDNASGCGCVNGCGSGCICETKNGGEFAYDYNGNLIRMRPLVHECGPGCKCPPTCRNRVTQKGLRSRLEVFRSVETGWGVRCLDILHAGAFICEYVGVALTREQANILTMNGDTLVYPARFCSDRWKDWGDLSQVFPDYERPSYPQIPPVDYAMDVSKLRNVACYISHSNDSNVIVQLVLHDHNNLMFPRVMLFAAENIPPMTELSLDYGVSDDEWSPKLAICN; from the exons atgacTTCTCACATACCTATGGTGATCCCTAAGCCGGAGCCAGTCACTGATTCCTCCCCACAAACTCCGATTCCACCCTCATCCGTCTTCAATTTCAACAACACCACCCAATCTCCCCTCGACCCTAACTTGTACACGGAGTTCAACAACGTCGCCGAGACTTTCCGCTCCGCCTTCGCACAGCGCCTCAAACGCCACGAGGACGTCACGGTTCTCGATTCCCTAACCGGCGCCATCGTACCGGTTCCCGAGGAGcaagatccggatccggatccggtcAGTTACCCTTCGCAGTCCCTCAAGCCGCGTAAGCCTCAGGAGCGCTCGTCTGAGCTCGTGAGGATCACCGACGTCGGCCCCGAGGGAGAGAGGCAGTTCCGGGAAGTCGTGAGGAAGACGAGGATGATCTACGACTCCCTCCGGATCTTCTTGATCCTCGAGGAGTCGCGCGAAGACCTCGGAAGGAGGAGAGGCAGGCCCGATAGCAAAGCCGCGTCGATGATGAAAGAGCGTTTCCTTTGGCTCAACCGCGACAAACGCATCGTCGGTTCGATCCCCGGCGTCCAGGTCGgagacatcttcttcttcaggcTCGAGCTCTGCGTCATGGGGTTGCACGGACAGACGCAGGCCGGGATTGACTATCTCATTGGCTCCCGCAGCTCCAACGGAGAGCCGATCGCCACCAGCGTGATTGTCTCAG GTGGttatgaggatgatgatgatcaagGGGATGTGATTATCTACACGGGACACGGAGGGCAGGACAAGCTCGGGAGGCAAGCTGAGCATCAGAAGCTGGAAGGTGGGAACCTCGCTATGGAGAGGAGTATGTACTACGGGATCGAAGTGAGAGTCGTTAGAGGTTTTAAGTACGAGAACTCTGTTTCTAGCaaagtttatgtttatgatgGGCTGTTTAGGATCGTTGATTCTTGGTTCGATGTGGGGAAGTCTGGGTTCGGTGTTTTTAAATTTAGGCTGGAGAGGATCGGAGGGCAGGTGGAGATGGGGACGTCGGTTTTGAAGTTCGCCAAGACGCTTAAAACCAACCCTTTGTCTGTGAGACCGAGCGGTTACATCAGCTTCGATATCTCCAACAGGAAGGAGAACTCTCCTGTGTATCTGTTCAACGACGTTGATGACGATCAGGAGCCGTTGTACTACGAGTATCTCGCCACTACTTCTTTCCCTCGCGGCATATtgagtagtagtagtagtggtggtggtgataACGCGAGTGGGTGCGGCTGTGTCAACGGCTGTGGCAGCGGCTGCATCTGCGAGACGAAGAACGGAGGCGAGTTTGCTTATGATTACAACGGGAATTTGATAAGAATGAGGCCGTTGGTGCATGAGTGCGGACCGGGGTGTAAGTGCCCTCCGACGTGTCGGAACCGCGTGACTCAGAAGGGTTTGAGGAGTAGACTGGAGGTGTTTAGGTCGGTGGAGACTGGCTGGGGGGTTCGGTGTTTGGATATATTGCACGCCGGCGCTTTTATCTGCGAGTACGTCGGGGTTGCTTTGACGAGGGAGCAAGCCAACATTCTGACAATGAACGGCGATACTTTGGTGTACCCTGCTCGGTTTTGTTCTGATAGGTGGAAAGATTGGGGAGATTTGTCTCAGGTGTTTCCTGATTACGAGCGGCCTTCGTATCCTCAGATCCCTCCGGTTGATTACGCGATGGATGTTTCTAAGCTGAGGAATGTTGCTTGTTACATAAGCCACAGTAATGATTCGAATGTGATTGTACAGTTAGTACTGCATGATCACAACAATCTGATGTTCCCTCGTGTTATGCTTTTCGCTGCTGAGAACATTCCTCCCATGACTGAGCTCAGCCTTGATTATGGAGTCTCTGATGATGAATGGAGCCCCAAGCTCGCCATTTGTAATTAA
- the LOC106416044 gene encoding reticulon-like protein B12 produces MGMGSSLEKLFNKERTVHEILGGGIVADVMLWRKKNASVGIVTVTIGSWMVFETFSYTILTLLSSVLLLLLSILFLWSKSASILNRPSPPLTEFQVSEAMAEEASKLLRIHVNKLLQVSYDIAMGRDSELFIKVAVYLFLIAFIGSIMDFQTLCHAGVLVVMAVPAFYERYEDCIDGSIVLLYNKAKELYLRFKIWAYPEHKKLS; encoded by the exons ATGGGAATGGGTTCTTCTTTGGAAAAGCTGTTCAACAAAGAGAGGACTgtacatgagattctgggaggTGGCATTG TTGCAGATGTGATGCTGTGGAGGAAGAAGAATGCGAGTGTTGGTATAGTCACAGTAACAATAGGATCATGGATGGTGTTTGAGACATTTTCTTATACCATCCTCACTCTTCTTTCAAGTGTTCTTCTCCTCTTGCTCTCTATTCTCTTTCTCTGGTCCAAATCTGCATCCATCCTCAACAG GCCGTCACCGCCATTAACAGAGTTTCAAGTAAGTGAAGCAATGGCTGAAGAAGCTTCCAAGTTGTTGCGCATCCATGTGAATAAACTACTACAAGTATCGTATGACATTGCAATGGGAAGAGACTCAGAGTTGTTTATTAAAGTAGCAGTCTATCTGTTTCTCATAGCATTCATTGGAAGCATCATGGATTTTCAAACACTTTGCCACGCTG GGGTTTTGGTGGTGATGGCAGTTCCAGCTTTCTATGAGAGATACGAGGATTGCATCGATGGATCTATAGTGCTCCTCTACAACAAAGCTAAAGAGCTTTACCTGAGATTCAAGATATGGGCTTATCCGGAACATAAGAAACTGAGCTGA